The sequence TTCCAGAAGGACTGGCGACTTTCATTTCTGGTTTGCAAGATGCCAGTGTTGCTGTTCCAATTGTCATCGCCATTGCTATTCATAATATTCCTGAAGGAATTGCCGTATCCGTTCCGATTTATCAAGCAACAGGTTCTAAGAAAAAAGCCTTTACTTATTCTTTTCTATCTGGTCTAGCTGAACCCTTAGGAGCTATTATTGGCTGGTTTCTCCTTATGCCTATTATGAATAATATTGTCTATGGGGCTATCTTTTCTGCTGTTGCCGGTATTATGGTCTTTATTTCTCTAGACGAGTTATTGCCTGCAGCAGAAGAATATGGTAAACATCACCTTGCAATCTATGGGGTTATTTCTGGTATGCTTATCATGGCTGTTAGCCTTTTACTTTTTATTTAACACACCGTTTATAAGGACATTTAATGATGAAATTTTTAATTCCCACTGCTAAAGAAATAAAAGAGGATAGCAAACCTTATCCCCAGCACTTATCTCGAAAAAGTCAAATTCTTGTTAATCATATGAACGCCTTGTCTATTGAAGAGCTCAAAAAGAGTTACAAGGTCAGTCCGCAAATAGCCCGAACAGAGCTACAAAAATGGCAAGACATAAAAAACGGGGAGGCTCTTGCCTACCCTGCTCTTCACTTATTTAACGGACTCATGTATCGGCACATCAAGCG comes from Streptococcus troglodytae and encodes:
- the zupT gene encoding zinc transporter ZupT — encoded protein: MSQHLFTAFILTALAGLSTGIGSLIAFVAKHTNKTFLAISLGFSAGVMIYVSMIEIFPTAQTILTKALDKKSGSWLTVLAFFGGMLLIAIIDKLIPSEENPHEIKTVEEEDQKPAKLMRMGLMTAIAIGIHNFPEGLATFISGLQDASVAVPIVIAIAIHNIPEGIAVSVPIYQATGSKKKAFTYSFLSGLAEPLGAIIGWFLLMPIMNNIVYGAIFSAVAGIMVFISLDELLPAAEEYGKHHLAIYGVISGMLIMAVSLLLFI